In Salvelinus namaycush isolate Seneca unplaced genomic scaffold, SaNama_1.0 Scaffold1784, whole genome shotgun sequence, the sequence cTGAACGtcccttaggcatgctgcaaggaggcatgaggactgcagatgtggacagggcaataaattgcaatgttcgtactgtgagacgcctaagacagcgctgcagggagacaggacggacagctgatcatcctcgcagtggcagaccacgtgtaacaacacctgcacaggatcggtacatcccaacatcacatctgcgggacaggtacaggatggcaacaacaactgcccgagttacaccaggaacgcacaatccctccatcagtgctcagactgtccacaataggctgagagaggctggactgagggcttgtaggcctgttgtaacgcaggtcctcaccagacatcaccggcaacaacgtcgcctatgggaacaaacccaccgtcgctggaccagacaggactggcaaaaactgctcttcactgatgagtcgcggttttgtctcaccaggggtagtcggattcgcgtttatcgtcgaaggaatgagcgttacaccgaggcctgtaccttggagcgggatcgatttggaggtggagggtccgtcatggtctggggcggtgtgtcacagcatcatcggactgagcttgttgtcattgcaggcaatttcaaccctgtgcgttacagggaagacatcctcctccctcatgtggtacccttcctgcaggctcatcctgacatgaccctccagcatgacaatgacaccagccatactgctcgttctgtgcgtgatttcctgcaagacaggaatgtcagtgttctgccatggccagcgaagagcccggatctcaatcccattgagcacgtctgggatcgGGGGGTGAGGGCTATGGCtgttccccccagaaatgtctgggaatttgcaggtgccttggtggaagagtggggtaacatctcacagcaagaaccggcaagtctggtgcagtccatgaggaggagacgaggctggtggccacaccagatactgacggttacttttgattttgaccccccctttgttcagggacacattattccatttctgttagtcacatgtctgtggaacttattcagtttaagtctcagttgttgaatcttatgttcatacaaatatttaagtTTAAGTTTGCTAAAAACTTTCTAAATATTTCCTCATTGAATGTTCATTCACATTCACACAGTTATATTTGCTTAATACCCCCCCTCCAGCCGGGTGTGTTTTCCCAGTTGACCATGGCAGCAGAGGAGAGACCGTGGCTCTGGGTGGTCTACATACTGACTGTTGGTCTGCCCGTAGGACTGACTGTGTTATTCTGCTGGCCCAAGGTAACACACCAACACCACGGACTTGTTACTCACACAGTGGTGTTTCCTGCTCTGTCTGTTTGATATTCTATTCATCTTGTTGTCATTTTCACTATACAGAACCAATCAACACTCCTATATATTTTTGTTCTTTGCCATTTAAGAGGGTATTTATCGATCTAACCACCAGCTCattgtctgactctctctctctttcctacagAAATCAGATGATGACTATGTGTACAAGAAGGTGGACCCGCCTAAACCCGatgtagaagaggaggaggaagatgaggatgaagatgaggaggaggaagaagaggagaagggagacCAAGCAGCTGAGGCCAAAGCTACTGAGAGTCCAAAACCTGCAGGTCAGAGAGAAGACATGAgatctcgctcgccttctctccttcccgctctttctccctctttccctctctctctctctccctccccctctctctctccctccccctctctctctccctcttcctccccctctcttcctccccctctctctctccctcttcctccccctctcttcctccccctctctctcctcacttgtTCTCTCCCATATTTCTTCTCCTTTCCTTAGTTAATATTTCCTCTCATTGTCCTTTTCTCTTTCAGAAGTGAAGAAAGAGAAGGCAGAGGAGAGTGGGGCAGCTGGAGGGGACAGCGTAGAAGATGAAGAagacgatgaggaggaggaggaggacgatgaaggcgaggaggaagaagagaccaAGTCCAATGAGGCAGCATCGGATGATGTCGGTGCTGAGGTACTCTTTTAGTTGTCTGAAAGATCAAAACGTCCTCTACAATACTCAGTTCACACATTTGACCCTCTGAAACTCTGGCTTCACCCTaattatctctccttcctcccaaagtgtgcacttgttcacttcccttcactgaaatgactggtggaagaaatatggtggaaacttCCACGAGAACAtgcctccaccaatccaatgcttctagatttgtgggaagtagtgaacaagtgcacacttcaggagaaagtAGACATTGGGACACCTTGTCTTTCATTCATCCCTTCTTTTTCATCCCTCGTTTCCAAGCAGAAGAAGGAGGCAGACGAGGGGGGCCACAGCGTTGGCGACGGACACAAACAGGccgtgaggaagaggagggtacGGAAAGACTGATGAAGACCAACGACAACAAATgaagccttctctctctctctcatctctgcatgccctctggtggtcctagTGACCAAGAtactacccctcctcctccatcagtCGAATGACAACCATCCCCCTTTCCTTCTTAtcttcctttgttctctctatccGTTAAGCCTCTCTAAGGCCATCAAGGCTACCCTGACCCCCCCAACCCTCCTTTCTTCCAAAATGAATACTATGCCCCCCCATCTTCTTCCTCCTTCCCCCCATCTTCATCAGCTGCAACtttctaaccccccccctcccaacTCACCCCCCCTCCCAACTCACCCCCCCTCCCAACCACCCCTGCCCTCCCAACTCTGCCCTCCCAACTCTGCCCTCCCAACTCACCCCTCCCAACTCACCCCTCCCAACCACCCCTGCCCTCCCAACTCTGCCCTCCCAACTCACCCCTCCCAACTCACCCCCCCTCCCAACCACCCCTGCCCTCCCAACTCACCCCCCCTCCCAACCACCCCTGCCCTCCCAACCACCCCTGCCCTCCCAACTCACCCCTCCCAACTCACCCCCCCTCCCAACCACCCCTGCCCTCCCAACTCTGCCCTCCCAACTCACCCCTCCCAACTCACCCCCCCTCCCAACCACCCCTGCCCTCCCAACTCACCCCCCCTCCCAACCACCCCTGCCCTCCCAACTCACCCCCCCTCTCCAGCTTCCAGTCTTCCTGACTATAGTTCCTAGTTCTGGTTTATTGTTGACATTTGTTAAGCTTCAGaagtatttttttattcaaaCTAAAGTTAAAAGGCAGCTCTCTCTGGCTtgtgtctcaaatgacaccctattccctgaaATAGCGCtttagtcaaagtagtgcactacatggggggGAATATGgtgttaaaaagtagtgcactacatggggggGAATATGgtgttaaaaagtagtgcactacatggggggGAATATGgtgttaaaaagtagtgcactacatggggggGAATATGgtgttaaaaagtagtgcactacatggggggGAATATGgtgttaaaaagtagtgcactacatggggggGAATATGgtgttaaaaagtagtgcactacatggggggGAATATGgtgttaaaaagtagtgcactacatggggggGAATATGgtgttaaaaagtagtgcactacatagggaataggctggtcaaTAGAGAGTGAAgatgtctatagccatgttactgTATTGCTGCTGTGTGACTGAAGTTGCCATGTTtctccagcctggtctcagatctggttgTAGTTGCCATGTTtctccagcctggtctcagatctggttgTAGTTGCCATGTTtctccagcctggtctcagatctggttgTAGTTGCCATGTTtctccagcctggtctcagatctggttgTAGTTGCCATGTTtctccagcctggtctcagatctggttgTAGTTGCCATGTTtctccagcctggtctcagatctggttgTAGTTGCCATGTTtctccagcctggtctcagatctggttgTAGTTGGAGTCAATTCCTCTGACTATTATTGTGACAATATTTGGCTCTAAAATACAAACTGTGCATCCCAAAATGCACCCTGTTCTTGTTACATTGAACTACcccatggaccctggtctaaagtagtgcactatatagggtgcctctagtcaaaagtagtgcactatatagggaatagggtgccatttgggacgtagatctacagatctgggaccagtcttaAAGTTTTACTACAGAGACAGAAGGATATTTTAAGACAATAAGGCGCCTTACGTCAGGTTGAATGTTAGACATCTACTTTAGATTGATAGTGTTTGTTTTTCATTAATTAACTTATAAAAGGAAGTTCATAATATAATATGTCAGtttgtgttattttgtttttTACAAAATTATATGGATTTAAAACTGAGGATTGAAAATCGGCActgatatataaaaaaaaaagtctaTTTATTCTCGTTTGAAACTTCTCCCTCTTGTTCATTTTACGGCTAAATTTAAAACATAAGAAAATATTACAATGCTGTTTTTTCTTGAGTGAATTGAAATTTTAggatgttaaaaaatatatatatataataatttgtaGTTAGTTTTATCACTGTTTTGCTTATTGTGAGCCTACGTCAGAACAAACAACGTGTTTGGTCAAAGTCGGCATGAAACCCTCTGTTCTCCACCGAGGGAGCTGGGTATTCCGGAATATCCAAACTCCGGTTCCGGAATGAATTATAAACAATTCCGTCTTGTATGGAAAGATGTGCATTTGTTTGTTCTGTTTTCTCCAGCTTTTTCTAGTAAATGTTTTCTGTTCTTGTACAACAACCAGGCATATTTCCCTGTTTTCAATTAGTTGCAAATTGTACATTGCTCTTGGAAAATTAAATATTTCGTACAATAAGTCGTAGTAGTTAGTAGTTGTTGTACTTGTTgtaagcctggtcccagatctgtttgtggtcTTGCCAACCCCATTTCTGTCATTGTCAAGGACTTGGTATAACACACTCAAACAGACTGGCTCTCAGGCTAACTTGTCATTGTACTGTTTCCATGAGAAGTGCCGAGTCATTGTATGATTAACTATGACTAGTGTTGTACTAGGCTGCTCCGCTCTTGGGGGCAGACAGACTTCACCCAAGGAGTTGTCTGAAGTGTGGCCTTGAAAGGGAACATCACCTTCTGGATCGGAACAGAGCATTCTTGGCTTGCCTGGGTTGTACTGGAACAGGGTCTGCTGTCTAGAGAACCTATAGAAACTCATCAAGATCTCACCTCACTTGTCAACAGGTCTTATATCCTTCTCGTCTGCTTTTTAATTATATCCTTTCCTACTTCCTTGTCTCCTTCACTCCTTTCCATTGATAGAGTTACACTCCCGACTCGTACAAAAGCAtaagaagtatatttttttattaaaacaaaAGTGTTAAAAGGCAACATAGAATCTCTAAACTTCTACACACCAGGCAGTTAGTTCCATAGGATGTGTGTAGACATTATCAACATGCCTGAAGGAAAAACTAAGTtgaatgtcccaaatggcactctgttccctacatagtggactACTTATGATCAGGGCCCTAAAggcccaaagtagtgcactatatagggaatatggtgccatttgggactaacaAGAGTCAAGAGCATACAATATAATACCAtttaacataataaaaaataacattttatattgaaataaaaataaataacatgaTGCATTGAAGTGCAGTGGAATCATCTCCAATATTCCCTCATCTTTTCCTTTAGCACCTGGAACCCATAGAATGGTTCTCTGATAGAACCACTCGCTCTGATCTCTGTACAATTGAGTGTTGTGATTCTTCCTGATTTTAATTAGGAATTTCATCCTCTATTCAAATAGAATGGAAATTGACCTAGCCAAAAGCCTAACTGTCCATGTTATCCTGATCACGGCTCTCTCTACTATAACCAGCCTAGGAGAGAGCACAGCCATGCTTCCACAGGCCATTACCCAAAGCAGGAATAACAACCTTCCTTATCAGCAGATCTGTGTTAATGCACTGACGGAACCTTCCGGAGTGTTCTACAGCCTGAGTGTTCTAATCAATACCACTCAAGGCTCTTAACTGTAAAAAGCAGagttctctctcttctgtcctccctcactccctccatcctcctctaccATCATAGGTAAAGGAGGCCGTCTCACCCTGTAGTGTAACTTGACCCCAGTCAAGGGTTGTATTTGTCATGTTCAGTAAAGGAGGCCGTCTCACCCTGTAGTGTAACTTGACCCTAGTCAAGGGTTGTATTTGTCATGTTCAGTAAAGGAGGCCGTCTCACCCTGTAGTGTAACTTGACCCTAGTCAAGGGTTGTATTTGTCATGTTCAGTAAAGGAGGCCGTCTCACCCTGTAGTGTAACTTGACCCTAGTCAAGGGTTGTATTTGTCATGTTCAGCATAACACTTGTTTACTGTGCTTTTTCCCTTTCCCTACTGACTCCACACGGCACGGTGACGATATGAATTAGGAACCCCGTTCCTAGTGGAATGAGTAGCATACCAGTGACGACAACACACATCGGAGGAGTATATTATTAGTACTGCTTAAAAATACGTCTTACAGAATCATACTTCATCATGTTTGTGTCCATCAATAAGTGGTGGAAATTAACAATTAAAAAAACAGACACTTGGTAaccttttgaccaatcagatgagATGATGGAATGTGTTAATATAATATTATTGAATTACATTGACATGTCATTCAATATGTTTGATTCATATTTGGGGCCAGGAGTTTGGCCATATTCATATACAACAAGTCCCGTTTCCTTCCAGATCCAACCAGTCATCAAAATAAAGGTCTGATGTCATAACTCATTAGAGATGCAGTTGACATGACAACACAAAACAGTATTATAAGATGAATTATAAAACAGTTAAATCATGTCTGGGGTTTTATGTTAGGAGGGTAAAAAGAGAATG encodes:
- the LOC120037627 gene encoding calmegin-like; amino-acid sequence: MRSFRAVGLELWSMTSEIYFDNFIITSYKEVADRWAGDSWGLKKLVASANEPGVFSQLTMAAEERPWLWVVYILTVGLPVGLTVLFCWPKKSDDDYVYKKVDPPKPDVEEEEEDEDEDEEEEEEEKGDQAAEAKATESPKPAEVKKEKAEESGAAGGDSVEDEEDDEEEEEDDEGEEEEETKSNEAASDDVGAEQKKEADEGGHSVGDGHKQAVRKRRVRKD